From Saccopteryx leptura isolate mSacLep1 chromosome 3, mSacLep1_pri_phased_curated, whole genome shotgun sequence, one genomic window encodes:
- the SLC35E2B gene encoding solute carrier family 35 member E2B isoform X2 encodes MSESTKPPAPAELAPGPEETPRGMLPFSWSSLFGHRNEKIVFTKSDSAPEESVLTVTITESTVIESDLGVWSSRALLYLTLWFFLSFCTLFLNKYILSLLEGEPSMLGAVQMLSTTCIGCLKIFVPCCLYQHKARLSYPPNFIMTMLFVGLMRFATVVLGLVSLKNVAVSFAETVKSSAPIFTVIMSRMILGEYTGLLVNLSLVPVMGGLALCTATEMSFNILGFSAALSTNIMDCLQNVFSKKLLSGDKYRFSAAELQFYTSASAVVMLVPAWIFFMDLPVIGRSGKSFSYTQDVVLLLLMDGVLFHLQSVTAYALMGRISPVTFSPWLPQPAHWCLCWLVNWKI; translated from the exons ATGTCAGAGTCCACAAAGCCCCCAGCCCCGGCAGAGCTGGCCCCAGGCCCCGAAGAGACACCCCGGGGAATGCTGCCCTTCAGCTGGAGCTCTCTGTTTGGCCACCGAAATGAGAAGATCGTTTTCACCAAGAGCGACAGTGCCCCCGAGGAGAGCGTGCTGACTGTCACCATCACTGAGTCCACTGTCATCGAATCAGACCTGGGGGTGTGGAGCTCACGGGCCCTGCTCTACCTCACGCTCTGGTTCTTTCTCAGTTTCTGCACCCTCTTCCTCAACAAGTACATCCTGTCCCTGCTGGAGGGCGAGCCCAGCATGCTAG GTGCTGTGCAGATGCTGTCCACCACGTGTATCGGGTGCTTGAAGATATTTGTTCCTTGCTGTCTGTATCAGCACAAGGCCCGTCTCTCGTACCCACCCAACTTCATCATGACCATGCTGTTCGTGGGCCTCATGAG GTTTGCAACAGTGGTTTTGGGTTTGGTCAGCCTAAAAAACGTGGCGGTTTCATTTGCTGAGACGGTGAAGAGCTCCGCCCCCATTTTCACTGTGATTATGTCCCGGATGATCCTGGGGGAGTACACGG GGCTATTGGTCAACCTATCCCTTGTCCCTGTTATGGGAGGCCTGGCGCTGTGCACGGCCACTGAGATGAGCTTCAACATCCTGGGGTTTTCGGCTGCGCTGTCCACCAACATCATGGACTG TTTGCAAAACGTGTTTTCAAAAAAGCTCCTCAGCGGGGACAAGTACCGGTTCTC gGCCGCTGAGCTGCAGTTCTACACCAGTGCCTCAGCCGTGGTCATGCTGGTTCCCGCCTGGATCTTCTTCATG GACTTGCCAGTGATCGGGAGGAGCGGGAAGAGCTTCAGTTACACCCAGGACgtcgtgctgctgctgctgatggaCGGCGTGCTGTTCCACCTGCAGAGCGTCACAGCGTACGCCCTCATGGGCAGAATTTCCCCTGTGACTTTCAG